The following coding sequences lie in one Spirosoma sp. KUDC1026 genomic window:
- a CDS encoding glycerophosphodiester phosphodiesterase — protein MRYLVLLLSFLFPFSAAVAQKILAQDDHRQPRPFITAYEQKADFIEADVWLQNDKLVISSTKPQPGTPAPTLDSLYLSPIRRLFAQHDGYVSPDRRYTFGLVLDVKDNQEAVLTALVDQLQQNVMLFNRTANPNAVQIIISGNRPKIESFLDQSALLQFDGRPSEIYDEETLVKVAMISDNFDSYSQWNGEGKMPEADQDKLKRVLKRAHSSNKPFRLSNVPPNANALKQLKKLGVDIIGTDKVSEVMKEGK, from the coding sequence ATGCGCTATCTGGTCCTGCTTCTTTCATTCCTGTTTCCTTTTTCGGCGGCCGTTGCTCAGAAAATTCTGGCGCAGGACGATCATCGCCAGCCCAGACCATTCATAACAGCTTACGAACAGAAAGCCGATTTTATCGAAGCCGATGTCTGGCTGCAGAACGACAAACTTGTCATTTCGTCCACGAAACCGCAACCCGGTACGCCGGCTCCTACCCTTGACTCACTCTACCTTTCTCCCATTAGACGTTTGTTTGCCCAGCATGATGGCTACGTCAGCCCGGACCGGCGATACACGTTTGGTTTAGTACTCGACGTAAAAGACAACCAGGAAGCCGTTCTTACCGCCCTGGTCGATCAACTTCAGCAGAACGTAATGCTATTCAACCGAACCGCGAATCCCAACGCCGTTCAGATTATCATCAGCGGTAACCGACCAAAAATTGAATCCTTTCTCGATCAGTCGGCACTCCTGCAATTCGACGGACGTCCGAGTGAAATTTACGACGAGGAAACGCTGGTTAAAGTAGCTATGATCAGCGACAATTTTGACTCCTATTCCCAGTGGAACGGCGAAGGCAAAATGCCCGAAGCCGATCAGGACAAGCTCAAACGGGTACTCAAACGCGCCCACAGTTCCAACAAACCTTTCCGGCTGTCGAACGTCCCCCCTAACGCGAACGCCTTGAAACAGTTGAAAAAATTAGGCGTTGACATTATCGGAACGGATAAAGTATCTGAAGTTATGAAAGAGGGGAAATAA
- the fabG gene encoding 3-oxoacyl-[acyl-carrier-protein] reductase → MDLLKGKVALITGASRGIGRAMALKFAQEGATVAFTYLSSVEKGQALEDELRAFGGEAKGYRSDASDYKAAEELINQVITDFGKLDVLINNAGITKDGLLMRMTEEQWDSVINVNLKSVFNLTKAATKSMMKARAGSIINLTSVVGIRGNAGQANYAASKAGIIGFTKSVALELGSRNIRSNAIAPGFIETEMTGEVNEKAVEEWKQSIPMKRGGLPEDVANCAVFLASDMSAYITGQVLQVDGGMLT, encoded by the coding sequence ATGGATTTATTAAAAGGAAAAGTTGCGCTGATTACGGGCGCATCGCGGGGCATCGGTCGGGCAATGGCCCTGAAATTTGCGCAGGAGGGCGCGACGGTCGCTTTTACGTATCTGTCGAGCGTTGAGAAAGGCCAGGCGCTGGAAGACGAACTGCGGGCGTTTGGTGGTGAAGCCAAAGGCTACCGGTCGGATGCGTCGGACTATAAAGCGGCCGAAGAACTGATCAACCAAGTAATTACTGACTTTGGTAAACTGGACGTATTGATCAATAACGCCGGGATTACCAAAGACGGGCTCTTGATGCGGATGACCGAAGAACAATGGGATTCGGTTATTAACGTTAACTTAAAGTCGGTCTTTAACCTGACGAAAGCAGCCACGAAATCCATGATGAAAGCTCGGGCCGGATCGATCATTAACCTGACGTCGGTGGTGGGTATTCGGGGTAACGCGGGTCAGGCGAACTACGCAGCGTCGAAAGCTGGTATTATTGGCTTTACCAAATCCGTGGCGCTGGAGCTGGGGTCGCGGAATATTCGCTCCAACGCCATCGCTCCTGGTTTTATTGAAACAGAAATGACCGGCGAAGTCAACGAAAAAGCCGTTGAAGAATGGAAACAGTCGATCCCGATGAAACGGGGCGGCCTGCCCGAAGACGTAGCCAACTGCGCTGT